A genomic window from Gossypium hirsutum isolate 1008001.06 chromosome D12, Gossypium_hirsutum_v2.1, whole genome shotgun sequence includes:
- the LOC107904759 gene encoding kinetochore protein SPC25 homolog isoform X1, with amino-acid sequence MERETEQSPKTKMESLRTICDREFSIQQQKIDSLTASFPSSLNSIKSLALDTAQNHAKLAKLKANLREAEDEFVKVLVARTRKEAKQMATRDSISAVKARVEELKRTVQVQRSRREEYGTIISRQSLALSKTEEDAEHEIEENGEIQEAISWYNRVLGFQIEGGRGVKFTFNDINIKNPKEEYSFTICHANDAYSLLDCNPNLNGIKDLINELNRTNDLFGFVRTIREKFQEAAALGLQPQSTTFDQDCSTISLSGPALSVSSNRSESSAKKNEHHIPLQDANRQFKKFSHGSKSPAKVNENQHIDGELNRSPKEVVKSDILSPGRRSTRLKEVAKSEILSPVVHRSPRLKKVAKPDLLSPVVRQSPRLKNVGVLFFEEFN; translated from the exons ATGGAGCGCGAAACTGAGCAATCTCCAAAGACGAAAATGGAGTCTCTGAGAACGATCTGTGACAGAGAGTTTTCGATCCAACAGCAGAAGATAGATTCTTTGACGGCATCGTTTCCTTCGTCTCTTAATTCCATCAAGTCCCTAGCGCTTGATACTGCTCAAAATCATG CCAAACTTGCAAAGTTGAAAGCCAATTTAAGAGAAGCCGAAGATGAGTTTGTCAAGGTTTTAGTTG CGAGGACCCGTAAAGAGGCGAAGCAGATGGCAACGAGGGATTCAATTTCTGCTGTAAAAGCTAGAGTAGAAGAACTTAAAAGAACTGTCCAAGTTCAAAGGAGCAGGAGGGAAGAGTATGGAACAATTATATCTCGGCAATCTCTAG CTTTGTCAAAAACTGAAGAGGATGCAGAAcatgaaatagaggaaaatggAGAAATTCAAGAAGCTATTTCATGGTATAATCGGGTTCTCGGTTTTCAGATTGAAGGTGGTCGTG GGGTGAAGTTTACATTCAAtgatattaacataaaaaatccaAAGGAAGAATATTCCTTTACCATTTGTCATGCAAATGATGCCTACTCCT TATTGGATTGCAACCCAAACTTGAATGGCATTAAAGACTTGATTAATGAGTTGAACAGAACAAATGACTTATTTGGCTTTGTTAGAACCATCAGAGAAAAGTTTCAAGAAGCAGCAGCACTTG GATTGCAGCCCCAGTCCACAACTTTTGATCAGGACTGTTCCACGATCTCTTTGTCTGGTCCAGCTTTATCAGTTTCGAGTAATAGAAGTGAATCTTCTGCCAAGAAAAATGAGCATCACATTCCACTTCAAGATGCAAATAGGCAATTTAAGAAATTCAGCCATGGAAGTAAATCTCCAGCCAAGGTAAATGAAAATCAACATATTGATGGAGAACTCAATAGGAGTCCCAAGGAAGTAGTCAAATCAGATATTCTATCACCAGGTCGTCGGTCCACTCGGCTTAAAGAAGTAGCCAAATCAGAAATCTTATCACCAGTTGTTCATCGGTCCCCCCGGCTTAAGAAAGTAGCAAAACCAGATCTTTTATCACCAGTTGTTCGTCAGTCCCCTCGGCTTAAG AATGTTGGTGTTCTTTTCTTTGAAGAATTCAACTGA
- the LOC107904759 gene encoding kinetochore protein SPC25 homolog isoform X2, whose protein sequence is MERETEQSPKTKMESLRTICDREFSIQQQKIDSLTASFPSSLNSIKSLALDTAQNHAKLAKLKANLREAEDEFVKVLVARTRKEAKQMATRDSISAVKARVEELKRTVQVQRSRREEYGTIISRQSLALSKTEEDAEHEIEENGEIQEAISWYNRVLGFQIEGGRGVKFTFNDINIKNPKEEYSFTICHANDAYSLLDCNPNLNGIKDLINELNRTNDLFGFVRTIREKFQEAAALGLQPQSTTFDQDCSTISLSGPALSVSSNRSESSAKKNEHHIPLQDANRQFKKFSHGSKSPAKVNENQHIDGELNRSPKEVVKSDILSPGRRSTRLKEVAKSEILSPVVHRSPRLKKVAKPDLLSPVVRQSPRLKAWSRFMDYLE, encoded by the exons ATGGAGCGCGAAACTGAGCAATCTCCAAAGACGAAAATGGAGTCTCTGAGAACGATCTGTGACAGAGAGTTTTCGATCCAACAGCAGAAGATAGATTCTTTGACGGCATCGTTTCCTTCGTCTCTTAATTCCATCAAGTCCCTAGCGCTTGATACTGCTCAAAATCATG CCAAACTTGCAAAGTTGAAAGCCAATTTAAGAGAAGCCGAAGATGAGTTTGTCAAGGTTTTAGTTG CGAGGACCCGTAAAGAGGCGAAGCAGATGGCAACGAGGGATTCAATTTCTGCTGTAAAAGCTAGAGTAGAAGAACTTAAAAGAACTGTCCAAGTTCAAAGGAGCAGGAGGGAAGAGTATGGAACAATTATATCTCGGCAATCTCTAG CTTTGTCAAAAACTGAAGAGGATGCAGAAcatgaaatagaggaaaatggAGAAATTCAAGAAGCTATTTCATGGTATAATCGGGTTCTCGGTTTTCAGATTGAAGGTGGTCGTG GGGTGAAGTTTACATTCAAtgatattaacataaaaaatccaAAGGAAGAATATTCCTTTACCATTTGTCATGCAAATGATGCCTACTCCT TATTGGATTGCAACCCAAACTTGAATGGCATTAAAGACTTGATTAATGAGTTGAACAGAACAAATGACTTATTTGGCTTTGTTAGAACCATCAGAGAAAAGTTTCAAGAAGCAGCAGCACTTG GATTGCAGCCCCAGTCCACAACTTTTGATCAGGACTGTTCCACGATCTCTTTGTCTGGTCCAGCTTTATCAGTTTCGAGTAATAGAAGTGAATCTTCTGCCAAGAAAAATGAGCATCACATTCCACTTCAAGATGCAAATAGGCAATTTAAGAAATTCAGCCATGGAAGTAAATCTCCAGCCAAGGTAAATGAAAATCAACATATTGATGGAGAACTCAATAGGAGTCCCAAGGAAGTAGTCAAATCAGATATTCTATCACCAGGTCGTCGGTCCACTCGGCTTAAAGAAGTAGCCAAATCAGAAATCTTATCACCAGTTGTTCATCGGTCCCCCCGGCTTAAGAAAGTAGCAAAACCAGATCTTTTATCACCAGTTGTTCGTCAGTCCCCTCGGCTTAAG GCATGGAGCAGGTTCATGGATTATCTAGAATAG
- the LOC107904759 gene encoding kinetochore protein SPC25 homolog isoform X3 yields MERETEQSPKTKMESLRTICDREFSIQQQKIDSLTASFPSSLNSIKSLALDTAQNHAKLAKLKANLREAEDEFVKVLVARTRKEAKQMATRDSISAVKARVEELKRTVQVQRSRREEYGTIISRQSLALSKTEEDAEHEIEENGEIQEAISWYNRVLGFQIEGGRGVKFTFNDINIKNPKEEYSFTICHANDAYSLLDCNPNLNGIKDLINELNRTNDLFGFVRTIREKFQEAAALGLQPQSTTFDQDCSTISLSGPALSVSSNRSESSAKKNEHHIPLQDANRQFKKFSHGSKSPAKVNENQHIDGELNRSPKEVVKSDILSPGRRSTRLKEVAKSEILSPVVHRSPRLKKVAKPDLLSPVVRQSPRLKELSE; encoded by the exons ATGGAGCGCGAAACTGAGCAATCTCCAAAGACGAAAATGGAGTCTCTGAGAACGATCTGTGACAGAGAGTTTTCGATCCAACAGCAGAAGATAGATTCTTTGACGGCATCGTTTCCTTCGTCTCTTAATTCCATCAAGTCCCTAGCGCTTGATACTGCTCAAAATCATG CCAAACTTGCAAAGTTGAAAGCCAATTTAAGAGAAGCCGAAGATGAGTTTGTCAAGGTTTTAGTTG CGAGGACCCGTAAAGAGGCGAAGCAGATGGCAACGAGGGATTCAATTTCTGCTGTAAAAGCTAGAGTAGAAGAACTTAAAAGAACTGTCCAAGTTCAAAGGAGCAGGAGGGAAGAGTATGGAACAATTATATCTCGGCAATCTCTAG CTTTGTCAAAAACTGAAGAGGATGCAGAAcatgaaatagaggaaaatggAGAAATTCAAGAAGCTATTTCATGGTATAATCGGGTTCTCGGTTTTCAGATTGAAGGTGGTCGTG GGGTGAAGTTTACATTCAAtgatattaacataaaaaatccaAAGGAAGAATATTCCTTTACCATTTGTCATGCAAATGATGCCTACTCCT TATTGGATTGCAACCCAAACTTGAATGGCATTAAAGACTTGATTAATGAGTTGAACAGAACAAATGACTTATTTGGCTTTGTTAGAACCATCAGAGAAAAGTTTCAAGAAGCAGCAGCACTTG GATTGCAGCCCCAGTCCACAACTTTTGATCAGGACTGTTCCACGATCTCTTTGTCTGGTCCAGCTTTATCAGTTTCGAGTAATAGAAGTGAATCTTCTGCCAAGAAAAATGAGCATCACATTCCACTTCAAGATGCAAATAGGCAATTTAAGAAATTCAGCCATGGAAGTAAATCTCCAGCCAAGGTAAATGAAAATCAACATATTGATGGAGAACTCAATAGGAGTCCCAAGGAAGTAGTCAAATCAGATATTCTATCACCAGGTCGTCGGTCCACTCGGCTTAAAGAAGTAGCCAAATCAGAAATCTTATCACCAGTTGTTCATCGGTCCCCCCGGCTTAAGAAAGTAGCAAAACCAGATCTTTTATCACCAGTTGTTCGTCAGTCCCCTCGGCTTAAG GAACTCTCGGAATAA
- the LOC107904759 gene encoding kinetochore protein SPC25 homolog isoform X4 — MERETEQSPKTKMESLRTICDREFSIQQQKIDSLTASFPSSLNSIKSLALDTAQNHAKLAKLKANLREAEDEFVKVLVARTRKEAKQMATRDSISAVKARVEELKRTVQVQRSRREEYGTIISRQSLALSKTEEDAEHEIEENGEIQEAISWYNRVLGFQIEGGRGVKFTFNDINIKNPKEEYSFTICHANDAYSLLDCNPNLNGIKDLINELNRTNDLFGFVRTIREKFQEAAALGLQPQSTTFDQDCSTISLSGPALSVSSNRSESSAKKNEHHIPLQDANRQFKKFSHGSKSPAKVNENQHIDGELNRSPKEVVKSDILSPGRRSTRLKEVAKSEILSPVVHRSPRLKKVAKPDLLSPVVRQSPRLKAKK; from the exons ATGGAGCGCGAAACTGAGCAATCTCCAAAGACGAAAATGGAGTCTCTGAGAACGATCTGTGACAGAGAGTTTTCGATCCAACAGCAGAAGATAGATTCTTTGACGGCATCGTTTCCTTCGTCTCTTAATTCCATCAAGTCCCTAGCGCTTGATACTGCTCAAAATCATG CCAAACTTGCAAAGTTGAAAGCCAATTTAAGAGAAGCCGAAGATGAGTTTGTCAAGGTTTTAGTTG CGAGGACCCGTAAAGAGGCGAAGCAGATGGCAACGAGGGATTCAATTTCTGCTGTAAAAGCTAGAGTAGAAGAACTTAAAAGAACTGTCCAAGTTCAAAGGAGCAGGAGGGAAGAGTATGGAACAATTATATCTCGGCAATCTCTAG CTTTGTCAAAAACTGAAGAGGATGCAGAAcatgaaatagaggaaaatggAGAAATTCAAGAAGCTATTTCATGGTATAATCGGGTTCTCGGTTTTCAGATTGAAGGTGGTCGTG GGGTGAAGTTTACATTCAAtgatattaacataaaaaatccaAAGGAAGAATATTCCTTTACCATTTGTCATGCAAATGATGCCTACTCCT TATTGGATTGCAACCCAAACTTGAATGGCATTAAAGACTTGATTAATGAGTTGAACAGAACAAATGACTTATTTGGCTTTGTTAGAACCATCAGAGAAAAGTTTCAAGAAGCAGCAGCACTTG GATTGCAGCCCCAGTCCACAACTTTTGATCAGGACTGTTCCACGATCTCTTTGTCTGGTCCAGCTTTATCAGTTTCGAGTAATAGAAGTGAATCTTCTGCCAAGAAAAATGAGCATCACATTCCACTTCAAGATGCAAATAGGCAATTTAAGAAATTCAGCCATGGAAGTAAATCTCCAGCCAAGGTAAATGAAAATCAACATATTGATGGAGAACTCAATAGGAGTCCCAAGGAAGTAGTCAAATCAGATATTCTATCACCAGGTCGTCGGTCCACTCGGCTTAAAGAAGTAGCCAAATCAGAAATCTTATCACCAGTTGTTCATCGGTCCCCCCGGCTTAAGAAAGTAGCAAAACCAGATCTTTTATCACCAGTTGTTCGTCAGTCCCCTCGGCTTAAG GCTAAGAAATGA